In Mycobacterium sp. JS623, one genomic interval encodes:
- a CDS encoding dynamin-like GTPase family protein has product MSTSDQVRAILGGTIQAYRNDPAYQHRPDVHNELERIGYRLNQPIRIALAGTLKAGKSTLVNALVGEDIAPTDATEATRIVTWFRHGPIPKVTANHRGGRRSNVPIARDRGLTFDFANLDPEDVVDLDVEWPAAELIDSTIIDTPGTSSLSRDVSQRTLRLLVPDDGVPRVDAVVFLLRTLNAADIALLKQIGELVGGSAGALGVIGVASRADEIGAGRIDAMLSAKDVAKRFTTEMDKTGICQAVVPVSGLLALTARTLRQSEFVALEKLAGVDAAELTKAMLSVDRFVREDSSLPVDAATRAALLDRFGMFGIRISIAVLRAGVSDSVALADELLERSGLVALRDVIDQQFAQRSDLLKAHTALLSLRQFVQTNPIYATRYIIADIDPLLADTHAFEELRLLSALRSRATTLNEDEIASLRRIIGGSGTDAASRLGLRPDAPYDGPRAAFAAAQRWRRRADHPLNDPFTTRACRAAVRSAEAMVAEYAARGR; this is encoded by the coding sequence ATGAGCACTAGCGATCAGGTGCGCGCGATCCTTGGCGGAACCATTCAGGCCTACCGCAACGATCCCGCCTACCAGCATCGGCCCGATGTGCACAACGAGCTGGAGCGCATCGGCTACCGGCTCAACCAGCCGATCCGCATCGCGCTCGCAGGCACGCTGAAGGCGGGCAAGTCCACGCTCGTGAACGCGCTTGTGGGCGAGGACATTGCGCCGACCGACGCCACCGAGGCCACCCGCATCGTCACCTGGTTCCGGCACGGCCCGATCCCCAAGGTGACCGCCAACCACCGGGGCGGCAGGCGCTCGAATGTGCCGATCGCCCGCGATCGCGGGCTGACATTCGATTTCGCAAACCTCGATCCGGAGGACGTCGTCGATCTGGACGTGGAGTGGCCCGCCGCCGAGCTGATCGATTCGACGATCATCGACACACCGGGCACGTCGTCGCTCAGCCGTGATGTCTCCCAACGCACCCTGAGGCTGCTGGTGCCCGACGACGGGGTGCCGCGCGTCGACGCGGTGGTGTTCCTGCTGCGCACGCTGAACGCCGCAGACATCGCGCTGCTCAAGCAGATCGGTGAGCTGGTCGGCGGCTCAGCCGGTGCACTGGGCGTGATAGGGGTGGCTTCGCGGGCCGACGAGATCGGCGCGGGCCGGATCGACGCGATGCTGTCGGCCAAGGATGTGGCCAAGCGATTCACCACCGAAATGGACAAGACCGGCATCTGCCAGGCCGTGGTGCCGGTGTCCGGGCTGCTGGCGCTGACCGCCCGCACGTTGCGTCAGAGCGAGTTCGTCGCGCTCGAGAAGCTGGCCGGGGTAGACGCCGCCGAGCTGACCAAGGCGATGCTGTCGGTGGACCGCTTCGTTCGTGAGGACAGCTCACTGCCCGTCGACGCCGCCACTCGCGCCGCACTGCTGGACCGGTTCGGCATGTTCGGCATCAGAATCTCGATCGCGGTGCTGCGCGCGGGGGTCAGCGATTCGGTTGCGCTGGCCGACGAGCTACTGGAACGCAGTGGTCTGGTGGCGCTGCGCGACGTCATCGACCAACAGTTCGCGCAGCGTTCGGATCTGCTCAAGGCACACACCGCGCTGCTGTCGCTGCGACAGTTCGTCCAGACCAACCCGATCTATGCGACGCGTTACATCATCGCCGACATCGACCCGCTGCTGGCCGACACGCATGCGTTCGAAGAGCTGCGCCTGTTGAGTGCATTGCGTTCGCGTGCAACGACTTTGAATGAAGACGAGATCGCGTCGCTGCGGCGCATCATCGGAGGTTCTGGCACCGACGCCGCCAGCAGGCTTGGGCTCCGGCCCGACGCGCCGTACGACGGGCCGCGGGCAGCGTTCGCGGCGGCCCAGCGGTGGCGGAGGCGCGCCGACCATCCCCTCAACGATCCGTTCACTACCCGCGCATGTCGGGCAGCCGTGCGCAGTGCCGAGGCGATGGTCGCCGAGTATGCGGCAAGGGGACGTTGA
- a CDS encoding LLM class F420-dependent oxidoreductase has product MALVDFRVFVEPQQGATYSDQLAVARAAESLGYSAFFRSDHYVAMSGDGLPGPTDSWVTLAGIARETSTVRLGTMVTSATFRHPGPLAISVAQVDEMSGGRVELGIGAGWFEAEHQAYAIPFPPLGERFDRLTEQLHIITGMWTTPVGETFDYSGTQYTVVESPALPKPAQSPHPPIIIGGGGPKRTPALAAAFAAEFNIPFAPLDVAKTQIERVAGALAEAGRPADSLTYSAAFVVCSGRDDAEVARRAVAIGRDVDELRSNSPLVGTPAEVADKLGPYIAVGVQRVYLQLLDLSDLDHLDFFATEVIPQFA; this is encoded by the coding sequence CTGGCGCTCGTGGATTTCCGCGTCTTCGTCGAGCCCCAACAGGGCGCCACCTATTCCGACCAACTGGCCGTCGCCCGCGCCGCCGAATCGCTGGGTTATTCGGCATTCTTTCGGTCTGACCACTACGTCGCGATGAGCGGCGACGGGCTACCCGGTCCGACCGACTCCTGGGTGACGCTGGCCGGTATCGCCCGCGAAACGTCGACAGTCCGGCTCGGCACCATGGTCACGTCGGCGACCTTCCGCCATCCAGGCCCGCTGGCGATCTCGGTGGCGCAGGTCGACGAAATGAGCGGTGGCCGTGTGGAATTGGGCATCGGTGCAGGGTGGTTCGAGGCCGAACACCAGGCATACGCGATCCCGTTCCCACCGCTGGGCGAGCGCTTCGACCGGCTGACCGAACAGCTCCACATCATCACCGGAATGTGGACGACGCCCGTCGGCGAGACGTTCGACTACTCCGGAACGCAGTACACAGTCGTGGAGTCGCCCGCACTGCCCAAACCGGCCCAGTCGCCGCACCCGCCGATCATCATCGGCGGCGGCGGCCCCAAGCGCACGCCCGCACTCGCGGCGGCCTTCGCCGCCGAGTTCAACATTCCGTTCGCGCCGCTCGACGTGGCCAAGACTCAAATCGAGCGGGTGGCGGGGGCGCTGGCCGAGGCGGGCCGGCCGGCGGACTCATTGACCTACTCGGCGGCGTTCGTGGTCTGCTCCGGCCGCGACGATGCGGAGGTTGCGCGGCGGGCGGTCGCCATCGGCCGCGACGTGGACGAACTGCGCAGCAACTCCCCGCTGGTGGGTACCCCCGCGGAGGTCGCGGACAAGCTCGGGCCCTACATAGCGGTCGGGGTGCAGCGGGTATATCTGCAGCTTCTCGACCTGTCTGACCTCGATCACCTCGACTTCTTCGCCACCGAGGTCATTCCGCAGTTCGCGTGA
- the tpx gene encoding thiol peroxidase: MAQITLRGNAINTVGELPAVGSPAPQFTLIGTDLGEVTSEQFRGKPLLLNIFPSVDTPVCATSVRVFNERAQASGLTVLCVSNDLPFAQKRFCGAEGIENVTTASAFRGSFGEDYGITIADGPFAGLLARAVVVIGADGNVAYSELVPEIASEPSYDAGLDALGASV, from the coding sequence ATGGCACAGATAACGCTTCGTGGAAACGCGATCAACACAGTCGGCGAGCTGCCGGCCGTCGGATCTCCCGCTCCTCAATTCACCCTGATCGGCACTGACCTCGGTGAGGTGACCAGCGAGCAGTTCCGCGGTAAGCCGTTGTTGCTCAACATCTTTCCGTCAGTGGATACGCCTGTCTGCGCCACCAGCGTGCGGGTCTTCAACGAGCGCGCCCAGGCCAGCGGGCTGACAGTGCTGTGCGTGTCGAACGATCTGCCGTTTGCTCAGAAGCGGTTCTGCGGCGCAGAGGGCATCGAGAACGTCACCACGGCATCGGCATTCCGCGGCAGCTTCGGCGAGGACTACGGCATCACGATCGCCGACGGTCCCTTTGCGGGTCTTCTCGCCCGCGCCGTTGTCGTGATCGGCGCGGACGGCAACGTCGCCTATAGCGAGCTGGTGCCCGAGATCGCCTCCGAACCCAGCTACGACGCCGGGCTCGACGCATTGGGCGCCTCGGTCTAA
- a CDS encoding TIGR03085 family metal-binding protein codes for MTAAQRERAALVDTMRDVGPNAPTLCGDWTTRDLAAHLVVREGRLDATAGVAVPFLAGYTARVQRQVTQTTAWDDLLAKVASGPPLYSPFKLLDPIANLGEMFIHHEDVRRAQSGWEPRRLDDTLVKALGRGLPLMARLSLGKAPARVSLRTPDGKTLATVGGGPELIVTGEPEELLLFLSGRDEVRLTFSDAQAAQAVRTARRGL; via the coding sequence ATGACTGCGGCTCAGCGCGAACGCGCCGCCCTCGTGGACACCATGCGCGACGTCGGGCCTAACGCGCCAACGCTATGCGGTGACTGGACCACCCGCGACCTCGCCGCACATCTGGTGGTCCGTGAAGGCAGGCTGGACGCGACGGCCGGAGTCGCCGTCCCGTTCCTCGCGGGCTACACCGCCAGGGTGCAGCGCCAGGTCACCCAGACCACCGCCTGGGACGACCTGCTGGCGAAGGTCGCCTCAGGCCCGCCGCTGTATTCGCCGTTCAAGCTTCTCGATCCGATCGCCAACCTGGGCGAGATGTTCATCCACCACGAGGACGTGCGCCGAGCCCAAAGTGGTTGGGAACCAAGGCGACTCGATGACACCTTGGTCAAGGCGCTGGGCCGGGGCCTTCCGCTGATGGCCCGGCTGAGCCTTGGCAAGGCGCCGGCGCGGGTGTCGCTTCGCACGCCGGACGGCAAGACGCTGGCCACCGTCGGTGGTGGACCGGAGCTGATCGTCACCGGCGAACCCGAGGAGCTGCTGTTGTTCCTCTCGGGGCGTGACGAGGTTCGATTGACCTTCTCTGACGCCCAGGCGGCCCAGGCGGTTCGCACCGCCCGGCGCGGGCTGTGA
- a CDS encoding flavoprotein: METTVVEIATDIYRLSTFVADVPPNGFTFNQFLLTGDEPFLFHCGHRQLFPLVSDAINRVKPLEKLRWIAFGHVEADECGAVNLLLAAAPNAEVIHGALACAVSLNDLCDRPPVIAPEGVHDVGGHRLRFIPTPHVPHNWEAGLWFDETTSTLLAGDILTQVGQCSPLTESDCVAPALEAEAIFHATGLTTNLQPTLEQLAQLNPTTLAAMHGSSYSGDGAAQLRALAGEYAAMASAG, encoded by the coding sequence ATGGAAACGACTGTCGTTGAGATCGCAACAGATATTTACCGGCTGTCCACCTTTGTTGCGGACGTCCCCCCGAATGGGTTCACCTTCAACCAGTTCCTGCTGACGGGCGACGAGCCGTTCCTGTTTCACTGCGGGCATCGGCAGTTGTTCCCGCTGGTCTCTGACGCCATCAACCGGGTCAAGCCGCTGGAGAAGCTGCGCTGGATCGCGTTCGGCCACGTCGAGGCCGACGAGTGCGGTGCAGTCAACCTGCTGTTGGCCGCCGCGCCAAATGCCGAAGTCATCCACGGCGCGCTGGCCTGCGCAGTGTCACTCAACGACCTCTGCGACCGACCCCCGGTGATCGCACCCGAGGGTGTGCATGATGTCGGCGGCCACCGGCTGCGGTTCATCCCCACACCGCACGTTCCGCACAACTGGGAGGCCGGCCTGTGGTTCGACGAGACGACGTCCACGCTGCTGGCCGGCGACATCTTGACCCAAGTCGGCCAGTGCTCGCCGCTCACCGAATCCGACTGTGTAGCACCGGCATTAGAGGCCGAAGCCATTTTCCACGCGACGGGGCTGACGACTAACCTACAGCCGACGCTCGAACAGCTCGCCCAGCTGAACCCGACTACGCTGGCCGCCATGCACGGTTCGTCCTACTCCGGTGACGGCGCTGCGCAATTGCGGGCGCTTGCCGGCGAATACGCCGCGATGGCGAGCGCTGGATGA
- a CDS encoding ATP-binding protein, with protein sequence MISPVSEAMGRCGSCGNDLRAKARFCDVCGAPVASSAVTEYKQVTVLFVDVVGSMKLAAVLHPERLREIMNELFNRAAAVVQRYQGTLDKFTGDGLMALFGAPVALEDHALRACIAALEIQTVTQEFAVDVFRRDNVRLEVRAGLNSGQVIAGSMGTGVGQYTAVGHPVGMAQRMESAAPPSGVLCSLSTARLVDGAAHLAPVEEVAIKGSDVPVPARRLLAVGSRQMVLGRNEGAMVGRDADLDRLQRIFESNSGHLVGVAGAAGLGKSRLIAEFSALAARAGATTVLARCDAPTTTVAFRAVSRLLRAMFSLDGFDDADARTRVLAQCDGALRADSADLQILFDVMGIADADAPPLQVSVDGRRRRLVKVMSEAVSARPDRILFVLEDAHWIDAPSDEVLADFTTAITATQSMFVTTYRPEYRGALKEHADETFTLQPLSDAMAVRLVCQLLGSDQSVAPLAQRIAVAAVGNPFFVEEIVRDLADRGVLAGSRGGYRLVGGVDEIGVPATVQSVLAARIDRLPAEAKAIVNAAAVIGTRFDIDTLQALLPNRISSALADLVSAELIDQTEFIPRQRYCFRHPLVRTVAYESQLSTTRAHAHLKLASAIETRDPAAGDENAALIATHLEAAGELADAYRWRMRAAEWLRPRDMAAARAQWLGASRLADQLGDDDTAITMRIAPRTMLISTASYVGIDDDGDEQYRELRELASQAGDLRSWGIATAGRIMSFTFNETRVPEAAALARELEGTLRQMDWDAVPEIDIILIAVLRAYYANCDFDAALAVSDALLARPQQETTIEFAGNFTFRGVIEMCRGDFEIGRRHFRKGMQNARALPPVSAAIIHSFTGLIVAMGLYEPDDLVDEMFEVLRRAESFGDICGIIDAQFAYGTVLLRARGPSRDEAIEVLERARDSIEKYRIQTNTMAVIGADLATEAARNGRSDEAIDELRALFGLHMDSGIRVEIGCAGEALVTLLIDRGRVEDFADAHRIVDEWQVRRPGIPAADLWWLKSRALLAEAEGDTDRYAELTQQYLELCEKLDARGLLAEARRMVDTGRVT encoded by the coding sequence ATGATCAGTCCGGTCAGCGAGGCGATGGGTCGCTGTGGGTCGTGCGGTAACGACCTGCGGGCCAAGGCGCGCTTCTGCGACGTATGCGGCGCACCCGTCGCGTCGTCGGCGGTGACCGAGTACAAGCAGGTGACCGTGCTGTTCGTCGACGTGGTCGGTTCGATGAAGCTGGCCGCTGTGCTGCACCCAGAGCGGCTGCGCGAAATCATGAATGAACTGTTCAACCGGGCGGCTGCGGTGGTGCAGCGGTATCAGGGCACGTTGGACAAGTTCACCGGTGACGGGCTGATGGCGTTGTTCGGCGCGCCGGTCGCGCTGGAGGATCACGCGTTGCGGGCCTGTATCGCGGCGCTGGAGATCCAGACGGTCACGCAGGAATTCGCCGTTGACGTCTTTCGCCGCGACAACGTGCGTTTGGAGGTTCGCGCCGGGCTCAACTCCGGTCAGGTCATCGCCGGCTCGATGGGCACCGGTGTCGGCCAGTACACCGCGGTGGGGCACCCGGTAGGTATGGCACAACGGATGGAGTCGGCCGCACCGCCGAGCGGGGTGTTGTGTTCGTTGTCCACGGCACGGCTGGTCGACGGCGCCGCCCACCTCGCGCCCGTCGAAGAGGTTGCGATCAAAGGATCCGACGTGCCGGTGCCAGCGCGGCGCCTGCTCGCAGTGGGCTCGCGCCAAATGGTGTTGGGGCGCAACGAAGGTGCGATGGTCGGTCGTGATGCAGACCTGGATCGTCTGCAGCGCATTTTCGAAAGCAACAGCGGTCATCTGGTCGGCGTGGCCGGCGCAGCGGGGCTGGGCAAGAGCCGGTTGATCGCGGAATTCAGCGCGCTGGCCGCACGCGCGGGCGCGACGACCGTCCTCGCCCGCTGCGACGCCCCGACCACCACGGTGGCATTTCGCGCTGTATCACGGCTGCTGCGGGCGATGTTCAGCCTGGACGGTTTCGATGACGCCGACGCCCGAACTCGCGTGCTGGCCCAGTGCGATGGCGCGCTGAGAGCGGATTCGGCCGACCTGCAGATCCTGTTCGACGTGATGGGCATCGCCGATGCCGACGCACCGCCGTTGCAGGTAAGCGTCGACGGTCGTCGCCGCCGACTGGTGAAGGTGATGTCGGAGGCAGTGTCGGCCCGGCCGGACCGAATTCTGTTCGTGCTGGAGGACGCGCATTGGATCGACGCGCCGAGCGACGAAGTGCTAGCCGATTTCACGACTGCGATCACTGCGACGCAATCGATGTTCGTTACCACGTATCGCCCTGAGTATCGCGGGGCACTGAAGGAGCATGCGGACGAAACTTTCACATTGCAACCGCTGAGCGATGCGATGGCGGTGCGGCTGGTCTGCCAGCTCCTCGGCAGCGACCAGTCGGTGGCTCCTCTTGCGCAACGGATTGCCGTTGCCGCGGTGGGTAATCCGTTCTTCGTCGAGGAGATCGTGCGCGATCTGGCCGACCGCGGCGTGCTCGCTGGCAGCCGCGGCGGCTATCGACTGGTCGGCGGTGTGGATGAGATCGGTGTGCCGGCCACGGTGCAATCGGTACTCGCAGCGCGCATCGATCGTCTGCCGGCAGAGGCCAAGGCAATTGTGAACGCGGCGGCGGTGATCGGCACCCGGTTTGACATCGATACGCTGCAGGCTCTTCTTCCGAACAGGATTTCGTCGGCGTTGGCTGACTTGGTCTCGGCCGAGCTGATCGATCAAACAGAATTCATTCCGCGACAACGGTATTGCTTCCGACATCCGCTGGTGCGCACGGTCGCCTATGAATCGCAGCTGAGCACCACGCGCGCACATGCGCATCTCAAGTTGGCCTCTGCGATTGAGACACGCGATCCCGCGGCGGGTGACGAGAATGCGGCGCTGATCGCCACACATCTAGAAGCGGCAGGCGAACTCGCCGACGCATACCGCTGGCGTATGCGCGCAGCGGAATGGCTTCGGCCCCGCGACATGGCGGCAGCCCGTGCCCAATGGCTAGGTGCGAGCCGCCTTGCCGACCAGTTAGGCGACGACGACACCGCCATCACGATGCGCATCGCGCCACGCACCATGCTGATCTCGACAGCATCCTACGTCGGTATCGATGACGATGGCGATGAGCAGTATCGCGAGTTACGGGAACTGGCATCGCAAGCCGGCGACCTGAGGTCTTGGGGTATCGCGACGGCGGGACGCATCATGTCGTTCACCTTCAATGAGACCAGAGTTCCCGAAGCTGCCGCGTTGGCGAGGGAACTCGAAGGCACGCTGCGCCAGATGGATTGGGACGCCGTACCGGAGATCGACATCATTCTCATTGCCGTGCTCCGTGCGTACTACGCCAACTGCGACTTCGACGCGGCCCTGGCGGTGAGTGACGCGCTCCTCGCACGGCCCCAACAGGAGACGACGATCGAGTTCGCGGGGAATTTCACGTTTCGGGGAGTTATCGAGATGTGCCGCGGCGACTTCGAGATCGGCCGACGGCATTTTCGAAAAGGAATGCAGAACGCGAGGGCCCTGCCGCCGGTCAGCGCCGCGATCATCCACTCGTTCACGGGTCTCATCGTTGCCATGGGCCTTTACGAGCCTGACGACTTGGTGGACGAGATGTTCGAGGTGCTACGGCGGGCCGAGTCATTTGGCGACATCTGCGGCATCATCGACGCGCAATTCGCATATGGCACGGTGCTACTACGCGCGCGCGGTCCGTCGCGGGACGAGGCGATCGAAGTACTCGAACGCGCCCGCGACAGCATCGAGAAGTACAGGATACAGACCAACACGATGGCCGTCATCGGTGCTGACCTTGCGACCGAGGCCGCGCGCAATGGACGCAGCGACGAAGCGATTGATGAGCTCCGTGCTCTGTTCGGCCTTCACATGGACAGTGGCATTCGAGTCGAAATCGGCTGTGCCGGTGAGGCACTCGTCACGCTGCTCATCGACCGCGGACGCGTCGAGGACTTCGCTGACGCCCATCGAATCGTCGACGAGTGGCAGGTCAGACGACCAGGGATTCCCGCCGCGGATCTGTGGTGGTTGAAGTCGCGCGCGTTGTTAGCAGAGGCCGAGGGCGACACGGATCGGTACGCCGAGTTGACCCAACAATACCTTGAGCTCTGCGAAAAGCTCGACGCCCGTGGGCTGCTGGCCGAAGCACGTCGAATGGTTGATACAGGGAGGGTGACATAA
- a CDS encoding glycosyltransferase, translated as MAKILAYTSPALGHALPISALLSELGRRGHTVHLRTLRAGVETGQRLGFTTDTIDPRIEAIEHDDWKASKAPDGLKRAFAVFGRRAPLEVVDLTDAVGHVKPDALLVDVLCWGALSAAEAGSVPWACFSPFTPLLRAEGMPPFGPGLKPMSNVLGRVRDNVLRAMMRGTVNSGLPALNAVREDLGLQRVASMDEFWRRAPLMLVASGRPFEYPHADYGDAVQMVGPCALDPGDAVPHWLMSIDRPIVLVTTSSEKQGDDNLVQTALAALADEPVHVVATVPAGDPDEVPMTSNATVCRLVPHGPVLDRAVCAVTHGGMGATQKALARGVPVCVVPFGRDQFEVARRVEVARCGTRLPAKKLSAERLRAKVREAMTMSDGARRVAEGFAATGGVARGADLFEQRVLGLRVS; from the coding sequence GTGGCAAAGATATTGGCGTACACATCGCCCGCGCTTGGTCACGCGCTGCCGATCAGCGCGCTGCTCTCGGAGCTTGGCCGCCGCGGCCACACAGTTCATCTGCGCACGCTGCGTGCCGGTGTCGAGACCGGACAACGGCTCGGGTTCACAACCGACACAATCGATCCCCGGATCGAGGCGATCGAGCACGACGACTGGAAGGCGAGCAAAGCGCCCGACGGGCTGAAACGCGCTTTCGCGGTGTTCGGTCGACGCGCCCCGCTAGAAGTGGTTGATCTCACCGATGCGGTTGGGCACGTGAAGCCGGACGCGCTGCTTGTCGACGTGTTGTGCTGGGGTGCGTTGTCGGCCGCGGAAGCGGGCAGCGTTCCGTGGGCCTGTTTCTCGCCATTCACGCCCCTGCTGCGCGCAGAGGGGATGCCGCCCTTCGGGCCTGGGCTGAAACCGATGTCGAACGTCCTCGGACGCGTTCGTGACAACGTACTCCGGGCCATGATGCGTGGCACAGTCAACAGCGGATTGCCTGCTCTCAATGCGGTTCGCGAAGATCTGGGACTGCAGCGGGTCGCCTCGATGGACGAGTTTTGGCGTCGCGCACCGCTGATGTTGGTCGCGAGCGGCAGGCCGTTCGAATATCCACATGCCGACTATGGCGACGCCGTCCAGATGGTCGGCCCATGCGCACTTGATCCAGGAGACGCTGTTCCACATTGGCTGATGTCCATCGACCGGCCGATCGTCCTCGTGACGACCTCGTCGGAGAAACAGGGTGATGACAACCTGGTGCAGACGGCGTTGGCAGCATTAGCGGATGAACCGGTACACGTGGTCGCGACCGTTCCCGCCGGAGACCCGGACGAGGTGCCGATGACCTCCAATGCCACTGTCTGCCGACTCGTCCCGCATGGCCCGGTGCTCGATCGTGCGGTGTGCGCGGTGACGCACGGCGGGATGGGAGCAACTCAAAAGGCCTTGGCCCGTGGGGTTCCGGTGTGCGTCGTACCATTTGGGCGCGATCAGTTCGAGGTTGCGCGACGCGTCGAGGTAGCCCGGTGCGGCACCCGGCTGCCGGCGAAAAAACTGTCGGCAGAACGTCTCCGGGCAAAGGTGCGGGAGGCGATGACAATGTCCGACGGCGCGAGACGCGTTGCTGAGGGCTTCGCGGCCACCGGTGGCGTAGCGCGCGGCGCAGATCTCTTCGAACAGCGCGTGCTGGGACTCCGGGTCAGCTGA
- a CDS encoding amino acid permease, whose amino-acid sequence MTTEPQQSVYDNSALTAEDEGYHKGLKPRQLQMIAIGGAIGTGLFLGAGGRLHNAGPGLFLSYAFCGIFVFLILRALGELVLHRPSSGSFVSYAREFLGEKAAFVAGWMYWLNWAFTAIVDSTAIATYFHYWKALAGVPQWLIALLALAAVVSINLISVTLFGELEFWAAAIKVLALLTFLVAGTIFLAGRYHIQGQSTGFSVIAHNGGIFPQGMFPLVIVMSGVVFAYAAVELVGTAAGETAHPHKIMPRAINSVIARIAVFYVGSLFLLALLLPYNTYKAGESPFVTFFSRIGVEGAGTVMNIVVLTAAFSSLNAGLYSTGRILRSMAMNGSAPKFTAVMSSRGVPYGGIFLTAAVGLFGVILNFLVPGQAFEIVLNIAALGIIASWGTIVICQIQLYRWSKRGILERPSFRLWGTPYTGYATLAFLVGVVVLMAFDPPIGTWTVATLVIIIPALIIGWYAVRGRVMEVARERQGFTGQFPVVANRPLPRDKDDKDKDKDK is encoded by the coding sequence ATGACCACCGAACCCCAGCAGTCTGTGTACGACAACTCCGCGCTGACGGCGGAGGACGAGGGCTACCACAAGGGCCTCAAACCCCGGCAGTTGCAGATGATCGCAATCGGCGGAGCCATCGGCACCGGACTGTTCCTCGGCGCCGGCGGACGACTACACAACGCCGGCCCCGGCTTGTTCTTGAGCTACGCGTTCTGCGGCATCTTTGTCTTCCTGATCCTGCGGGCGCTGGGCGAACTCGTGCTGCATCGGCCGTCATCCGGGTCCTTCGTGTCGTATGCGCGCGAATTCCTCGGCGAGAAGGCGGCGTTCGTCGCCGGTTGGATGTACTGGTTGAACTGGGCATTCACGGCCATTGTCGATTCGACGGCAATCGCCACCTACTTCCATTACTGGAAGGCGTTAGCGGGCGTGCCGCAGTGGCTGATCGCACTGCTTGCGCTGGCAGCTGTGGTGAGCATCAACCTCATTTCGGTCACCCTGTTCGGGGAGCTCGAGTTTTGGGCTGCGGCTATCAAAGTCCTTGCGCTGCTGACCTTTCTGGTCGCGGGCACCATTTTTCTTGCCGGCCGGTACCACATTCAAGGGCAGTCCACCGGTTTCAGCGTGATCGCGCACAACGGCGGGATCTTCCCGCAAGGCATGTTCCCCCTGGTCATTGTCATGTCCGGCGTCGTGTTTGCTTATGCCGCAGTAGAACTCGTCGGAACAGCGGCCGGTGAGACCGCCCATCCGCACAAGATCATGCCGCGTGCGATCAACTCGGTGATCGCCCGTATCGCAGTGTTCTACGTCGGTTCACTGTTCCTGCTGGCGCTTCTTCTCCCGTACAACACCTACAAGGCCGGGGAGAGCCCGTTCGTCACGTTCTTTTCCAGGATCGGGGTCGAGGGCGCGGGCACGGTCATGAACATCGTCGTGCTGACCGCCGCGTTCTCCAGCCTCAACGCCGGGTTGTACTCGACCGGCCGAATCCTGCGGTCGATGGCGATGAACGGCAGCGCACCGAAATTTACTGCAGTGATGTCCAGTCGCGGCGTGCCATACGGCGGCATCTTCCTGACCGCGGCCGTCGGGTTGTTCGGCGTCATCCTCAACTTTCTGGTGCCCGGCCAGGCGTTCGAAATCGTGCTCAACATCGCGGCGCTCGGCATCATCGCGTCCTGGGGCACCATCGTCATCTGTCAAATTCAGCTCTACCGCTGGTCGAAGCGCGGCATCCTCGAGCGGCCGTCATTCCGCTTGTGGGGCACGCCGTACACCGGCTATGCCACGCTGGCGTTCCTGGTCGGCGTCGTCGTGCTGATGGCGTTTGACCCGCCGATCGGCACCTGGACCGTCGCCACCCTGGTGATCATCATTCCGGCACTCATCATCGGGTGGTACGCGGTCCGCGGACGGGTGATGGAGGTCGCTCGGGAACGACAGGGCTTCACCGGCCAGTTCCCGGTCGTCGCCAACCGCCCGCTGCCACGCGACAAGGATGACAAAGACAAGGACAAGGACAAGTGA